From one Coffea eugenioides isolate CCC68of chromosome 11, Ceug_1.0, whole genome shotgun sequence genomic stretch:
- the LOC113753522 gene encoding 1-aminocyclopropane-1-carboxylate oxidase homolog 3-like isoform X2 → MATTTANPPPPQPDPTTQSTRLQEIKQFDESKIGVKGLVDRGLPAIPSFFIHPKPAELNPKDPNNRPGTKPTIPVIDFSSSRSTIVDEIRRASSTLGFFQIINHSVPVASIKKILGSIQEFYELPEDAKMEYYTRDMSRGAAYSTNFDLYQSKAASWRDTFQMGLAPNPPKWENVPFSCRETVAGWDKEVVKISEEVLEILSEGLGLEKKDKLKELSDGRVMAAHYYPYCPQAELTAGLTSHTDPGLLTVLVQNEVPGLQVKVGEDWVDVVPVEGAIVFNIGDNLQIMSNDQYKSVEHRVLANPLRDSRVSVAVFLKPSLSDQLCGPFPELVSAEKPAVYRQFTLSDYMGRFFSKELDGKTLTNYYRI, encoded by the exons ATGGCAACCACAACCGCCAACCCTCCACCACCTCAACCCGACCCGACCACCCAAAGCACCCGTCTCCAAGAAATCAAGCAATTCGATGAATCCAAAATCGGAGTCAAAGGCCTAGTTGACCGCGGCCTACCCGCCATTCCCTCCTTCTTCATCCACCCCAAGCCAGCCGAACTAAACCCGAAAGACCCGAATAACAGACCCGGCACGAAGCCCACCATCCCCGTCATAGACTTCTCCTCTTCCAGGTCGACGATCGTTGACGAAATCCGGCGAGCATCTTCTACACTGGGGTTCTTCCAAATCATCAACCACTCCGTCCCAGTTGCCTCAATCAAGAAAATCTTGGGTTCAATTCAAGAGTTTTACGAGCTGCCGGAAGATGCAAAAATGGAGTATTACACCAGGGATATGTCACGTGGAGCGGCTTATTCCACAAATTTCGATCTCTACCAATCAAAGGCCGCCAGCTGGAGGGACACCTTCCAGATGGGCTTGGCGCCAAACCCGCCGAAATGGGAGAACGTGCCGTTCAGCTGCCGGGAGACAGTGGCGGGATGGGACAAAGAGGTGGTGAAAATATCCGAGGAAGTTTTGGAAATCTTATCTGAAGGGTTGGGACTGGAAAAGAAGGATAAATTGAAGGAATTGTCAGACGGGAGAGTTATGGCTGCCCATTACTACCCGTACTGCCCGCAGGCGGAATTGACGGCTGGGCTGACGTCACATACTGATCCGGGGCTGCTGACCGTGCTGGTGCAGAATGAAGTGCCCGGGTTGCAGGTCAAAGTGGGAGAAGATTGGGTGGACGTGGTGCCTGTAGAGGGCGCAATTGTGTTTAACATTGGGGATAATCTtcag ATAATGTCGAATGATCAATACAAAAGCGTGGAGCACAGAGTGTTGGCAAACCCTCTCCGAGATTCTCGTGTATCTGTTGCTGTTTTTCTGAAGCCAAGCCTTAGTGATCAGCTGTGTGGACCTTTTCCTGAACTTGTATCTGCTGAAAAACCAGCTGTTTACAGGCAGTTCACACTCTCTGATTACATGGGAAGATTTTTCTCCAAGGAGTTGGATGGCAAGACGCTGACAAACTACTACAGAATTTGA
- the LOC113753522 gene encoding 1-aminocyclopropane-1-carboxylate oxidase homolog 3-like isoform X1, producing the protein MFNSTTLDFCFLFLGLLFCLISSSSLCTMLPLSTAANPPPQSDMTNQNTRLQEIKQFDESKIGVKGLVDRGLESIPSFFIHPYPPKPNQKPSPTRKADPNCTPGLIPTIPVIDFFSPRSTLVDQVRRASSSLGFFQIINHSVSLSSITKILSSMQGFFELPENVKKEYYSRDMSRGPAYLTNFDLYQSEAASWRDTFQMNLSPRPPKWENVPVMCREGVAEWDKEVVKISEEIMGILFEGLGLEKSNNKLWEISGGRVMAAHYYPYCPQPELTDGLTSHTDLRLLTMLVQNEVPGLQVKIGEGWVDVEPVKGAILFNIGDLFQIMSNDQYKSVEHRVLANPLRDSRVSVAVFLKPSLSDQLCGPFPELVSAEKPAVYRQFTLSDYMGRFFSKELDGKTLTNYYRI; encoded by the exons ATGTTCAATTCAACCACTctagatttttgttttttgtttttggggcTCCTATTCTGCCTGATTTCTTCGTCTAGCTTATGTACAATGCTTCCCCTCTCCACAGCTGCCAACCCTCCTCCTCAATCTGACATGACTAACCAAAACACCCGTCTTCAAGAAATCAAACAATTTGATGAGTCTAAAATCGGAGTCAAAGGCCTTGTTGATCGTGGCCTAGAAAGCATCCCTTCCTTCTTCATTCATCCCTACCCACCCAAACCAAACCAGAAACCTTCCCCAACCAGAAAGGCTGATCCAAATTGCACACCTGGCCTGATACCTACCATCCCCGTTATAGATTTCTTCTCACCCCGCTCAACCCTGGTTGACCAAGTCCGCCGAGCCTCTTCTTCACTAGGCTTCTTCCAAATCATCAACCACTCAGTCTCATTGTCATCAATCACCAAAATCTTGAGCTCAATGCAAGGTTTTTTTGAGCTGCCAGAAAATGTAAAAAAGGAGTATTATTCGAGGGATATGTCACGTGGGCCAGCCTACTTGACAAACTTTGATCTCTATCAATCAGAAGCTGCCAGCTGGCGCGACACCTTCCAGATGAACTTATCTCCTAGACCACCAAAATGGGAAAATGTCCCAGTCATGTGCCGGGAGGGGGTGGCGGAGTGGGATAAAGAAGTGGTGAAAATATCTGAGGAAATTATGGGAATTTTGTTTGAAGGTTTGGGATTGGAAAAGAGTAATAATAAGTTGTGGGAGATTTCAGGTGGGAGGGTTATGGCTGCCCATTACTATCCATATTGCCCACAGCCGGAATTGACTGATGGGTTGACATCACATACTGACCTGAGGCTGCTGACTATGCTGGTGCAAAATGAGGTGCCGGGGTTACAGGTCAAAAtcggggagggttgggttgatGTGGAGCCTGTGAAGGGTGCTATTTTGTTTAATATTGGGGATCTTTTCCAG ATAATGTCGAATGATCAATACAAAAGCGTGGAGCACAGAGTGTTGGCAAACCCTCTCCGAGATTCTCGTGTATCTGTTGCTGTTTTTCTGAAGCCAAGCCTTAGTGATCAGCTGTGTGGACCTTTTCCTGAACTTGTATCTGCTGAAAAACCAGCTGTTTACAGGCAGTTCACACTCTCTGATTACATGGGAAGATTTTTCTCCAAGGAGTTGGATGGCAAGACGCTGACAAACTACTACAGAATTTGA
- the LOC113753524 gene encoding ubiquitin-conjugating enzyme E2 variant 1A-like produces the protein MQQEMGPEGSSKVVVPRNFRLLEELERGEKGIGDGNVSYGMDDADDVYMQSWTGTVIGPPNSVHEGRIYQLKLFCGKEYPDEPPSVRFQTRINMNCVNQESGVVEPSLFPMLADWKREYTMEDILIQLKKEMMSPQNRKLAQPPEGNEEGRVEQKGLVLRCCIL, from the exons ATGCAGCAAGAAATGGGGCCAGAAGGATCATCGAAAGTTGTTG TCCCGAGAAACTTTAGATTATTAGAAGAGCTAGAGAGAGGTGAAAAGGGAATAGGAGATGGAAATGTCAGCTATGGAATGGACGACGCTGATGATGTGTACATGCAGTCATGGACTGGAACTGTCATTGGTCCTCCTAAT TCTGTACATGAAGGGCGTATCTACCAGTTGAAGTTATTCTGTGGGAAGGAGTATCCAGATGAGCCACCTAGTGTGAGGTTCCAGACCCGGATAAACATGAACTGTGTTAATCAGGAAAGTGGGGTG GTTGAACCAAGTCTGTTTCCCATGCTTGCTGATTGGAAAAGGGAGTACACAATGGAGGATATACTAATTCaattaaagaaagaaatgatGTCCCCTCAGAATCGAAAACTGGCTCAGCCTCCTGAAG GCAATGAAGAAGGAAGAGTGGAACAAAAGGGGCTAGTGCTGAGGTGTTGTATTCTCTAA